In Amia ocellicauda isolate fAmiCal2 chromosome 7, fAmiCal2.hap1, whole genome shotgun sequence, one genomic interval encodes:
- the b3gnt5a gene encoding lactosylceramide 1,3-N-acetyl-beta-D-glucosaminyltransferase A — MFIHFRMFRKWKYVHLITTCFVLSIVMVCLEQLDNNVVSHMKSYSYRYLVNSYNFINESLGIGRKEASSRNNYQYLINHKDKCENQHILLLLFVKTSPENMERRQSIRSTWGNETYIHTELGASVRVIFVLGMHRNPLVRGVFQEQLWREDQRHGDLVQQDFMDSFYNLTLKLLQQFHWAHAYCSHASFVMSADDDIFVHMPNLVQYLQELEQRGMQDFWVGRVHRGAPPIRRKESKYYVPYTMYQWPSYPDYTAGAGYVVSGDVAAKIYMASMTLNTTLYIDDVFMGICANKVGVSPQEHIYFSGEGKAPYHPCIYNKMMTSHGHVKDIHYLWKQATNPKAKNFSSGLMGKLYCTAVKAFLLCRPYYLNTYPCKAAFL; from the coding sequence ATGTTTATACATTTCAGAATGTTCAGGAAGTGGAAATATGTGCACCTGATCACGACTTGCTTTGTCTTGTCCATTGTGATGGTCTGCTTGGAACAACTAGACAACAACGTGGTGAGCCACATGAAGTCCTACTCCTACCGATACCTCGTGAATAGCTACAACTTTATCAATGAGAGCCTGGGTATCGGCAGGAAGGAAGCGAGCAGCCGCAACAACTACCAGTACCTGATCAACCACAAGGACAAGTGTGAAAACCAAcacatcctgctgctgctgtttgtcAAAACATCCCCAGAAAACATGGAGAGGAGGCAGTCCATCAGGTCAACCTGGGGGAATGAAACGTACATCCACACAGAGCTGGGTGCCAGCGTGAGGGTGATTTTTGTGCTGGGCATGCACAGAAACCCCTTGGTCAGGGGAGTCTTCCAAGAGCAGCTGTGGAGGGAAGACCAGAGGCACGGGGACCTGGTGCAGCAGGACTTCATGGACAGCTTCTACAACCTTACACTCAAGCTCCTCCAGCAGTTCCACTGGGCACATGCTTACTGCAGTCACGCTTCCTTCGTCATGTCAGCGGATGATGACATCTTTGTCCACATGCCCAACCTTGTGCAGTACCTGCAGGAGCTGGAGCAGAGGGGCATGCAGGACTTCTGGGTGGGGCGTGTGCACCGTGGAGCGCCCCCTATCCGCAGGAAGGAAAGCAAGTACTACGTTCCCTACACAATGTACCAGTGGCCCTCATACCCAGACTACACTGCAGGTGCTGGGTACGTGGTATCAGGGGATGTGGCAGCCAAGATCTACATGGCCTCCATGACCCTAAACACCACTCTGTACATTGATGATGTGTTCATGGGCATCTGTGCCAACAAAGTGGGGGTGTCGCCCCAGGAGCACATCTACTTCTCAGGGGAAGGAAAGGCGCCCTACCACCCGTGCATCTACAACAAGATGATGACTTCCCATGGACATGTCAAAGACATCCACTACCTCTGGAAGCAGGCCACCAACCCCAAGGCTAAAAACTTCTCTTCAGGGTTAATGGGTAAACTATACTGCACAGCGGTAAAAGCATTTCTTCTCTGTAGACCTTATTATTTGAACACGTACCCCTGCAAGGCTGCTTTTTTATAG